A window from Fibrobacter sp. UWB11 encodes these proteins:
- a CDS encoding RsmB/NOP family class I SAM-dependent RNA methyltransferase, with protein sequence MEFFDYFEQLYADRWPALLESLKGEGCATKLQFADSLEPYFLDEASVFAANALGVEPGMDVLDMCAAPGGKSLVIASMLKGEGSLQCNDRSPDRRLRLQHVLENSLPESWRSIINVTGYDGVKFGMHKKECYDRILLDAPCSSDRHVLNSPSHLEVWSVKRVKRLSVEQGSLLASAVDALRPGGELVYGTCALSPLENDAVVAKILKKRKMMEFVRIEDLPDGADRTELGVHILPDKAHGCGPIYCAKMRKIV encoded by the coding sequence ATGGAATTTTTTGACTACTTTGAACAGCTTTACGCCGATCGTTGGCCTGCGCTTTTGGAATCGTTGAAAGGCGAGGGGTGTGCTACGAAACTCCAGTTTGCAGATTCCTTGGAACCGTATTTTTTGGACGAGGCTTCGGTCTTTGCGGCTAATGCGCTTGGTGTTGAGCCTGGAATGGACGTGCTCGACATGTGTGCGGCGCCGGGTGGAAAATCGCTTGTGATTGCATCGATGCTTAAAGGTGAAGGCTCGCTCCAGTGCAACGACCGTTCGCCGGATAGGCGACTCCGCTTGCAGCATGTTTTGGAAAATTCCTTGCCGGAGTCGTGGCGTTCGATTATCAATGTCACGGGCTATGACGGCGTGAAATTTGGCATGCACAAGAAGGAGTGCTATGACCGCATTTTGCTCGATGCTCCGTGTTCATCGGACAGGCATGTGCTCAATTCTCCGTCGCATCTTGAAGTTTGGTCTGTGAAACGCGTAAAGCGTTTGTCCGTGGAGCAGGGGTCGCTTTTGGCGTCGGCAGTGGATGCGCTTCGACCGGGTGGTGAGCTTGTTTATGGAACTTGCGCTCTTTCGCCCCTCGAAAATGATGCCGTGGTTGCAAAGATATTGAAAAAACGCAAGATGATGGAATTTGTTCGTATTGAAGACCTGCCGGATGGTGCGGATCGTACTGAACTTGGGGTGCATATTTTGCCGGATAAGGCTCATGGTTGCGGCCCCATCTATTGTGCGAAGATGAGGAAAATAGTTTAA
- the trxA gene encoding thioredoxin — protein sequence MAALNLTAESFDKVISSGQLVLVDFWATWCRPCMMMGPVVEELSNEFDGRAIIAKINVDDEGVSDICARFGITNIPNMKLFKNGVEVGNVVGAVPKATLKNAIEKNL from the coding sequence ATGGCAGCTTTAAATCTTACTGCAGAATCTTTTGACAAGGTTATTTCTTCGGGTCAGCTTGTGCTCGTTGATTTTTGGGCTACTTGGTGCCGTCCGTGCATGATGATGGGCCCTGTGGTCGAGGAACTTTCTAACGAGTTTGACGGTCGCGCCATTATTGCAAAGATCAATGTCGATGACGAAGGTGTTTCTGACATTTGCGCTCGCTTTGGCATCACGAACATCCCGAACATGAAGTTGTTTAAAAACGGGGTCGAAGTGGGTAACGTCGTTGGCGCAGTACCGAAGGCTACTCTCAAGAACGCCATCGAAAAGAACCTTTAA
- the hisF gene encoding imidazole glycerol phosphate synthase subunit HisF: protein MLTKRLIVCLDVRNRKVTKGVKFKGNIDIGDPVEMGARYSDDGVDELVFYDITASAENRPCDMEMIRQIAKRVFIPFAVGGGIRNLDDMHEALLAGAEKVSVNSLAVLHPEIIAEGAKAFGRQCIVLGMDAKFVGVSDKIPSGYEVFIRGGRQAMGIDALQWAKRAEELGVGEICLNSIDTDGVKNGYELTITDMIAKAVQVPVIASGGAGTPDHIVDLFRKTSADAALVASMVHFGDYTVPGIKSEMLAAGIPVRKKMNGEV from the coding sequence ATGCTCACTAAACGTTTAATTGTTTGCTTGGATGTTCGTAACCGCAAGGTCACGAAGGGTGTAAAGTTTAAGGGTAATATCGACATTGGCGATCCCGTAGAAATGGGAGCTCGTTATAGTGACGATGGTGTTGATGAACTTGTCTTTTACGATATTACGGCAAGTGCAGAAAATCGCCCGTGCGACATGGAAATGATTCGCCAGATTGCAAAGCGTGTGTTTATCCCGTTTGCTGTGGGTGGCGGTATCCGTAACTTGGACGACATGCATGAGGCTCTTCTCGCTGGTGCAGAAAAGGTGAGCGTGAACAGTCTTGCTGTGTTGCATCCGGAAATTATAGCCGAAGGCGCAAAGGCCTTTGGACGCCAGTGCATTGTGCTTGGCATGGATGCGAAGTTCGTGGGCGTTTCGGACAAGATTCCGAGCGGTTACGAAGTGTTTATTCGCGGTGGCCGCCAAGCGATGGGCATTGACGCACTGCAGTGGGCAAAGCGAGCCGAGGAACTCGGTGTGGGTGAAATTTGTTTGAACTCCATTGATACCGATGGCGTCAAGAACGGTTACGAACTCACGATTACCGACATGATTGCAAAGGCGGTGCAGGTGCCCGTGATTGCAAGCGGTGGCGCCGGAACTCCGGACCACATTGTGGACTTGTTCCGCAAGACGAGTGCTGATGCGGCTCTCGTTGCATCGATGGTGCATTTTGGCGATTATACGGTGCCGGGAATCAAGAGTGAAATGCTTGCTGCTGGAATCCCTGTGCGCAAGAAGATGAACGGCGAGGTTTAA